GACATCTTTTTCTTGTGCAATTTCATAAAATATTTGTCTTAAATCTTTTTCAATATCACCAACTAATACTTTTCTCCTATATTTAGGACAAAATACTATATGATATTGATTTAGATATACTATCCCTTCTTTATGTGTATATTTGCCTTGCATTAGATAATCACCACTTATTTAATTTATTGTATTGCAATATTAAATAAGTATCAAGTATATAATAAAATATTTAAGCCTTCATCCCTGTTGCTAAAGCAAGGGGCTTTCGGCTATACTCTTTTGTAATGGAGGGATAATTATGTCTGACTACCTTTTTGAAAATAGAGTTCTCTCAAGAAAAGAAAGATTAAAAAAGCAAATAAGATTAATAACAAATCATCCTGTAATTTTAATTAACTTAATTTACAGTTTCTTTATCCGACTCATTTATGGATTAAATATTTTTCAGCCATTTCAATTAGTGGTGGATTGGCGGAGTAGATTTGTTAGAAAGGGTGGCAGTAAAGTGATTATAAAAGGACAATTTTTTGTAGGAGGGAGATATATAACAAATCTATCTAGTTCCTCTGCCAATGTATTAATATATGATGGAGGTACTTTAATTATAAATGGGAGAGTAAAAATTGGACCTGGTGTGCAGATTGTAGTAGCTAGAGGTGGAAAGCTAATAATGAACAATGGTACATATATTACCGCTGATGCAAAAATTTTTTGTAGTACCACCATGGAAATTGGGAAAAACTGTGCAATTTCTTGGGGAACTAGTATAATCGACAGTGATTTCCATCAATTGCATTATGAAGGGAGAAAGACGGAAGACCCTCAAATAAAAATAGGGGATAATGTCTGGATCGGTTGTAATTCAACTATTTTAAAAGGGGTGAAAATCAGCAGCAATACAGTAATAGCTGCAGGTTCTGTTGTAACTAAAGATCTTCCCAGTAGTGTCCTGGCAGGGGGGAATCCTGCAAAGGTATTAAAAGAAAATATAAGCTGGAGATAAATTTAATAAAGTTGTAAAAACTATAAGTTATAATAAAGACATATCAACTAAAAATTGAAAGGAAGTTTACAATGCTAAAATTAAGAAAAATTTATTTCCCACTTTCAATAGTAATTATCTCAACATTTCTATTAATCTGGTTCGTATATAATGGTTCAAATGATAAAATACAACACAATTCTTTAGTAAAAATAGAACCAACTCCCTTTTCTGAAACTATTACAGTAAATTTATATTTTCCTAATAAGGACAATACAAAAATGATAGCAGAAATCCGGGGAATTCCATTAACCAATAAATTAGAAACTTCAATAATTAAAGAGTTAATGGCAGGCCCTAAAAGTAAAGGGTTAATCCCTACAATTCCTAAAGAGGCACAATTAATCAGTTTTGAAGTAGTTGAGGGTATAGCTTTTATCAACTTTTCTAAAGAATTTCAAACAAAACACCCTGGTGGATCCGCCGGTGAATTAGCCACTTTAGCTTCTATTGTTTATACTTTGACGGAACTAGAAAATATTGATAAAGTGCAAATATTGGTTGAAGGTAGAAGGTTAGAAACTTTAGCAGGGCACATTTATATTATGGAGCCATTAACAATTAAAGATGTCAAATATTAATGTGGTATTAAACTTTTTGCATGAGGTTTAATTACCACCTTTTTTATATGGAATACTATTGACGAGATCTAATATATTTGATAAATTAAAGGGGAAGAATATACCCTATAGGGGTAGGAGGGAGAACATATGGAGAAAAAAATCATCTTACAAATTGAAGGTATGCACTGTGCCGCTTGTGCTAATAAAGTAGAAAGAACATTAAAAAAACTCGATGGTGTTAATCAGGCACAGGTTAATTTATCAAATGAAAAAGCTTATATAACTTATGATGAAAGGATTGGTGTAGAAGATATTAAAAAACAAATCCAAAAATCAGGTTATAATGTCGTTGATAATACTTCCAAAGTAACCATAGATATCGAAGGTATGCACTGTGCCGCTTGTTCTAATAAAGTAGAAAAATCTTTAAACAAGTTAGATGGAGTGGAAAGGGCCAATGTAAATTTAGCCCTTAATCAAGCAACTATTATTTTTAATGAAGATACAGTAAAGGTTGGAGATTTTCTTAAAGTTATTGAAAAACTGGGGTATAAAGGTAAAATCAAGGATGACAAAGTAAAGGATGAGTCGGATAAAGATGAAATCAAATTAAAATTAGCTAAGAAAAGGATGGTACTAGCATGGGCCTTTACTTTACCTGCCGCTATTTGGATGTTAATAGTAATGGCTATAGGAGGTCATGATGGACATCAATCTCTATCCTATAATCTAGGGATGGTAATATTAGCTATTCCAGTGTTATTTTGGGTAGGTGCCCATGTTTTTCTTTCAGCATTTAACTCAGTGAAACACGGAAGTGCCAATATGGATGTATTGATTGCTATCGGTACATTAGCTGCTTTTTTTACAGGAATTATGGTATTTTTCTTGCCAGTGGAAAATTATGCTGGAGTAGCTAGTATGATTATGGCTTTCCATTTAACAGGTAGATACATTGAGACAAGGGCTAAAGGGAGAGCATCTCAAGCGATAAAAAAACTGTTGGAATTAGGGGCAAAAACCGCTATTTTGTTAGTGGATGGTGAAGAGAAAGAAGTAGCAGTTGAGGAAATTCAGCCCGGTGATATTATGGTGGTAAAACCAGGTCAAAAAATTCCCACAGACGGTATTGTAATCTGGGGAGAAAGTTCTGTTGATGAATCTATGGCTACTGGAGAATCAATGCCAGTTACTAAAAGGATAAATGATGAAGTAATTGGTTCAACGGTAAATTTCCAAAGCGTACTCCATGTTAAAGCAACTAAAGTCGGTAAAGATACTTTTTTAGCCCAAGTTATCAAAATGGTGGAAGAAGCCCAAGGAACAAAAGTACCTATACAGGAATTTGCTGATAAAGTAACGGGCTATTTTGTTCCCGCTGTATTAGTAATAGCAGCTCTTACTTTCCTTTCTTGGCTTATTTTTCCAGACTTTATGGCTTTAGCTATTGAAAAACTAGGACCTTATTTGCCTTGGGTAAATGTCCATCTTTCAGGGCCGATGTTAGCTCTATATGCGACAGTTGCAGTTTTAGTTATCGCTTGTCCCTGTGCTTTAGGTTTAGCAACTCCAACGGCACTTATGGTTGGCAGTGGATTAGGTGCGGAAAAGGGTATTCTCATCCGTAGAGGTGAAGCTATTCAATTGATGAAGGAAGCTCAGGTTATAGTTTTTGATAAAACTGGGACTATTACAAAAGGGAAACCAGAGGTAACGGATATTATCTCTATAAACATCGATGAACAAAAACTTTTAACATATGCTTTAAGTGTTGAGAAAAATTCTGAACATCCAATTGCTAAAGCTATTGTTGAAGCCGCTGAAAAGAGAAAGATTTTACCATTACCGGTGGAAAATTTTACTAGTATTACCGGTAAAGGGGTTGAAGGGTATATTGAAAATATGCGGATTTTGGCAGGAAATCGCAAAATGATGTTAGATAATAGAGTGGAGATAGGAGATTATGAAGAAAAAATAGTTAATTTGGAACATCAAGGTAAAACCGTTATTATGGTGGCAACGGAGGGCAACCTTTTAGGAATTATCGCCGTTGCCGATACCATAAAGGAAGATTCACTTCAAGGAATAAGTGAACTAAAAAAAATGGGTATTAAAACCTATATGATAACGGGGGATAATTGGAGAACAGCAGAGGCTATAGCTAAAGAAGTAGGTATAACGGAAGTATTAGCAGATGTATTGCCAGAGGGTAAAGTAGAGAAAATCAAAGAATTACAAAGTCAAGGGTTTAAAGTTGCTATGGTAGGGGATGGAATAAATGATGCCCCAGCTTTAACCCAAAGTGATGTTGGAATTGCTATAGGTACAGGAACTGATATCGCCATCGAAGCTGCAGATATAACTATAGTTAGGGGGAACTTAACGGCAGTAGTATCAGCAGTTAAACTTTCCAAAGCGATATTTAGTAAAATTAAACAAAATTTATTCTGGGCATTTATTTACAACATCGTTGCCATACCTTTGGCAGTATTGGGATTGTTACATCCTGTAATTGCAGAAGGAGCAATGGCCATAAGTTCCATAAGTGTAGTTACTAATGCTAATTTGTTGAGAAGGGTAAAAATTTAACTCTATTTGTTAAGGATATATATCCTTCCCTAGGCTAGAAGGAAAGGCAACTAAAATATAGGCAATTTGGATATACTAAAAAGTGAAATATTGTATTTAGTCTAGGAGGGTTAGTAAAATGTCAAAGGCTATTGTAAGGAGAAAGGTAAAGGTCCACGAAGATTTAGATTTTTTTCCTACTTTTGAACCAGATGTCGATTTAGTGGAAAGTAAAGATTATTTAAGGTTATTAGCAGATATGCCGGGGTTTGACAGGGAAGATATGGATGTTTTGGTAGGTGATGATACTATTATCATTAGGGGAGAACGGAAGGCTGAGGGTATTTACAACCATGGTGAAGAATTTAGAATTTTAGAAAGGAAAATGGGTAAAGTTTATAGGGAAATACCCATTACAACTAGGATTAGAACAGATGGAATTCAATTATATTATGAAGATGGTGTTTTAGTTGTCCACCTTCCTAAAGAAGAAGTAATTCATTAAGATATTTTAAAAAGCATATTAAACGATATAAGGTTTAATATGCTTTTTTTATTTATCTGGCATTATAACTTAAAGTGATGAATATCATTATACAGAATTGGAGGTGAGAAAATTGTTTATAGTTTTAAATAGAAGTAAGTTATTTTTTTACTTTATAATTTTTGTCTCTTTGTTAGCTATTGTCTTTGGTCTAGTTTACAGTTTACAAAAAAAAGAGGAACTTCACTTATGTACTGAATATGCTAGAGATCTAAAACCACAAAACCCTCCCATGGAAGGGGATGATGTTGAAGAATTACAAATCCAATTAAAGAGAATGGGATACTATCATGGTGAAATAGATGGTATTTACCAAGGGGAAATAGTTCAAGTAGTTAAAAATATCCAAAGGGAATTGGGGTTAACTATAGATGGAATCGTAAATACCCAATTTTATGAAGCTATATATTTAGGGGATACATATACAGAAACTGTTCCTAAAGATCCTCCTAAAGGTGAGTTAAAAATTGTAGTGGATTTAGATAAAAGACTTTTAACTCTCTTAAATGATGGAAAAGAATATGCTACTTTTCCTATAACCATAGGTAAACCTAACAGCCCATCGCCGGTTGGGGATTTTAAAATTGTAGATAAGAGTTTGATGCCAGGAAATAATGCCTTTGGTACCCGATGGATGAGGCTAAATACACCATGGGGTGGTTATGGTATCCACGGTACTAATAATCCTGGTGCTATTGGTCATGCCCAAAGTGGTGGTTGTATTAGGTTGTTTAACAAAGATATAGAAAAACTTTATTCTTGGGTACCAGTAGGTACTCCTGTTTCCATATATTCAAATAGATGGCCACCGACCTTCAGAGCAGAATATAAAAGGGGAATGATGGGTCAAGATGTGGTCTATGTTCAACGGGCGTTACGGGAATTTGGTTTTTGTCACGGGATAGGGGATGGCAGATTTAATGAAGATACTGAGAATGAGGTAAAAGAATTTCAAAAATATCTAGGTCTACCTGCCACAGGAATCGTAGATGAAAATATTCTATATCTCCTTAGGTTAAGGTAGGTGGTAATTATGAACAAAAAGTGGATAATTATTGGAATTTCAATACTATTAGTGATTATTTTAACTGGTTCTGGTTATTTTTATTATGAAATTAATCGGTTAGATAAAAGAAATTATAATTCTAAAGTAGAAATAAATCCTCAAAAAAACTATACCATTGAGATCTGGGATTTAAAAAAGCCCCATATGTATGTTTCAGAAGAACAGCAAATTGAAACTTGGAAAAAAATAGTTGCTGAATTTCAGGGACAATATCCCAATATTCATCTAGATATAAGATTATTAGATTATGATGAATATATCCACTTAATTGAAAAGGGAATAAAAACTAAAAATATGGCTGATATAGTAATAGATTGGTTAGGTACTCCTTTTATTGATGTAGAAATGCAAATACCAGTAAATAGATATGTTGATTTACAGCAGAGTTTTTTGCCAGGTACTATAGAATATGTTACTTATAATCAAAAACACCTAGCCTATCCTTTGATTGCCATACCTAATATGCTGATTGGGAATTTAAATTTATTGGAAGAGTTTGAAGATATCATAGAAATTGCCACTTTAGGCTGGTCTTTAGAAGAATTTGTAGATTTTATTAAAAGGGTGGATAAGTCAGGTAAACAAGGAGTTAATGTTTTTGACCATAGAGGAAATTTTACAACTAACCTTTTAGTTCAAGGAAATGTAAATTCTATAACATCAAAAAATAAGCTGAACTGGTATGGACATACTTTAATAACTTGGTTTAATGAAATAGATGGTTTGAAAAAAGAGGAACTTATAGTTTATAATAAATCTTGGTTAGCAGATTTTTGGAAGGGAAAAGTGGCAATCTTAGCAGGGGCTCCACCATGGGTAGTTACAGAAACCTTTAAAAGAAATGAAGCATTAGATCAAAACAAAATTAAAGGAGCCGGTAGTACCCAAAGAATCCAACCGATCTTTTTACCTTATCCATATATTGTAGATCATAGTAAATATTATGGTATGAAGCAAGTATCGGCAGTACCCTTTAGTCAAAGGACATACAAAGGAGAAGATCACAGTAAAGGAGTAATAGAAGCATTAAAAACAATTGGTAGGATATATTCTCTAGAATTAGCTACTGTCCATGGTTTTATTCCAGCGGATAACACTTTAACTAAAAGGTGGAGTGAACTAAATGGCCTAGATCCCTATTGTAACAAAGTTATTCAGCTTTCTGCGGAAAATGGTAAACCTGTTAAGAGTAGAAATTATAAAGATTTAAAGGTAGAATTAGAGGCATTAGAAAAGGTTCAAAAAATACTAGATGAATATTGGATGGGTAAAATTACTCTACAGAAATTTCTCCAGGAAATTGAAAAGTAAGGTAAAAAGTCTATGATTTATGGCAAAGTAAATCATAGACTTTGATATTTTTGTTTAATTGTGGTAGATTTATGGAAGAAAGGGTGATTGGAATGAAAAAAGAAATATATGTAGACAATAGTGCCACAACCTTTATGGATGAGGAAATTTTAAATATCTATTTTGACACTATTAAAAAATACTATGGCAACCCCTCTTCTTTACATCAATTGGGTGTTGAAAGTGAAAGGGTTTTAAAAGAAGGGAGAAAAATTATTGGCCAAACCTTAGGGGTATCTGAAAGGGAAATTTACTTTACTTCTGGAGGAACGGAAAGTAATAATTTAGCTATTCATGGTACCGTAACGGCCCATGGCAAGAGAGGTAAAAAAATTATTACATCTTGTATAGAACATCCTTCGGTACTAGAGGTCTTTAAAAATTATCAGCATCAGGGTTATAATGTTGTATACTTAGATGTAGACCAGTTTGGCTTTATTAATTTAGAGCAATTAGAAAAAGAAGTTGATGATGATACCATTTTGGTATCAATTATGTTAGTAAATAATGAATTAGGTACCCTTCAAGATATAGTAAATATAGGGAAAGTCATTAAAGAAAAAAATCCCCGTTGTATTTTCCATGTAGACGCTGTTCAAGGATATGGTAAAGTGGAATTGAATGTAGTAAAAGCTAATATTAATTTATTGTCTATCAGTAGTCATAAGTTCCATGGACCTAAAGGGGTAGGAGCATTGTACATAAAAGAAAAGACTAATTTAGCACCTATTTTTCAAGGTGGCGGTCAACAGGGAGGTATAAGGTCGGGGACAGAAAATGTGCCAGGCTATTATGCCATGGCAAAGGCTGCAGAAAAAATGTTTAAAAACCCCGATGTTAATATAACGATGAGAAATTTAACTAACATGATCAAGGAAGAAATTATTAAGAATGTTAAAGATGTGATGATTTTAACCCCTAAAATTTCAGCACCCCATATTATGACCTTAGCTTTTAAAGGTATAAAAGGGGAGGTATTGTTACATTCTTTAGAAAGTAAAGGGATTTTTTTATCTACCGGTTCAGCTTGTTCTTCAAAGGGAAAAGGAATAAGTCATGTCATAAAAGCTATAAATTTACCAAGGGAATATCAAGAAGGGGTCATTCGCATTAGTCTTTCAAGGTTTAACAATGAAGAAGAAATAAAATATTTAATCCATTCCATAATAACCAGTGTAGAAGAATTACGACTATTTATTTAACTAAAGGAGAGAAAGAAGATGTATGACGTTATTTTAGTAAGATATGGTGAAATCAGTTTAAAAGGTAAAAACCGTAATTTTTTTGTCCATACTTTAATCCAAAGGATTAAAGAAAATATTGCCCATTTAGCTCCGAGAAAAATAGAAAGTCGTTTTGGTAGACTATATGTACCCGTTGTTGACAACGATCATCAACAATTATTAGAAGCACTCCAAAATGTTTTTGGGATTGTTTCTTTAAGCCCTGCTTTAAGGGTGCAACGGGATGTAGAAAAAATTAAAGGAGCTTGTCTTAAAGTTATAGAAAGGGTTATAGATAAAGATACTGTGAAAACATTCAAAGTAGAAACTAGAAGGGTAGATAAAACTTTTCCTATAAAGTCAATGGAGTTGGATCAGATTTTAGGAGGAACTATCCTAAAAACTTACGGTAATTTTTTAAAGGTAGATATCCACAATCCAGAAGTAGAATTAGGGGTGGAAGTTAGAAAGGAAGATGTTTTTATATATTGTGAAAAAATTGAAGGTTTCGGTGGGTTGCCCCTTGGAGTTACTGGCAAAGGTCTATGCCTTTTATCAGGAGGGATAGATAGCCCTGTTGCTTTTTGGTTGGCTGCTAAGAGGGGAATTATGGTAGAAGCCCTGCATTTCCACAGTTATCCCTTTACAAGTCAAAGGGCAAAACAAAAGGTAGAGGATTTATGCAAAAAGTTAGCAAAATATTGCGGTAAAGTAAAATTACATACCGTTCCCTTTACCCAGATCCAGAAAGAAATAAAAATGAAATGTCCTGATGAAATGATGATAACTATTATGCGAAGATTTATGTTTCGGATTGCCGAAAGGTATGCACAAAAGAGAAAAGCATTGGTCTTGATTACTGGAGAAAATGTTGCTCAGGTAGCAAGTCAAACGTTAGAGAGTATGTATGTAATAAATGAAGTGGTAAAAATTCCGGTAATTCGCCCGTTGATAACTATGGATAAAACGGAAATTATAGAAAAAGCCAAAGTAATTGATACCTTTGAAACTTCTATATTGCCCTATGAAGATTGTTGTACCGTTTTTGTTCCTAAAAATCCCAAAACTAAACCTACATTAAAACAATGTATTAAAGCAGAAGAAAATTTAGATATAGACAACCTTGTGGAAGAAGCAGTAGAAAATATTTTAGTTGAAGAGTTTACCTGGGAAGGTTAAAAGGTGTTTTGGAAGTAGGTAAAAGGGAAGGTGAATAGGATGAAAAAAAATAAAGGGTTTTTCATCTATATTTTAATTATAGCTTTAGGTATAATGGCCTTTCTAGGAGTTTTTAGGTTGTTGGATTCTACTAAATCAAATCAAACTCAGCCTAGTTTTTATAAAGTGTATGAAGATCAGTTTGTTCGCCTTTACCTCAGTTACTCAGAAGATAGCAAAATTGCTGAAGATGGTAAAACTTTTATCTCTGTCCGGGGTAGAAGGAGTAATGAACTGATGCTAATTGTTGAAAATTTGCGGGGAGATGGCTTGATTTTTACACCTACTCCTAAAGTGACAATCTTAAACCCTAAGGGAGAGGTAGTAGAGAACTTACAACCCTTTATCTTTGTGGCAGGCCTTGCTAAGGCTAAAGATTCTACATATATAACTTTTATTAATCCTACTTTACCTTCTAATATAAATTTGGGAAAATATTTATATGTCATTGATTTACAATATCAATATATTTTTTACGATAAAGTGGCTAGTACAGGGGAAATTTCGGTAAATATTAACTTTGAAATTAGAAGGCAGCCTTTACTTTTTGAGTTATTTTACTTATTTAAAAGAATTTCCTTTTATTTCACAGTGATTTTACTACTAATAATAATTTTATCATTATGGAGGAAGAGAATATGAAATTGAATTTTACCCAGTTATTGTCAGCATTTTCTTTGGCCTTAGACTTAGGGGAAAGTAAAGTATTATCCCATGCTAAAAGAACAGGGTATATCGCTTTTAGAATAGGGGAAAAATTAGGGTTTAGCGATACTTTAGACCTTTTCCATGGTGGACTAATCCACGATATTGGGGTTACCAAAACCTTGTCTGAAGAGCATTTTATCTCAGAAAGGATTAAGAATCATTGTTTATTTGGCAGGGAATTGGCTGAAAATTTACCAATTACTAAAAATGTCAAAGATATAGTTTCTTATCACCATGAACATTTTGACGGGACAGGACCCAATGGTTTAAAGGGTATGGAAATTCCTATAGAAGCTCAAATAGTTTTTATGGCAGATCAACTAGATATAAGGATAAATCACTATCAAAATATTTATAATCAAAAATCACAATTAATAGATTTTATTAAAGAAAATGCCAATACTCTCTTTAATGGAGAAATAGTTCAGGCTTTTTTAGATCTAGCTAAAAGGGACAAGTTTTGGCTGGACTTGCAATACAATAATTTCCAGTATGTATTTAGAAATCTTCAACAGGATAAATACAAGTATTTAGCAATAGAAGAACTATTGGATATTTCTAGGCTTTTTGCTAGAATTATTGATAGTAAAAGTAAATTTACCTATCGTCACTCCACTGGTTTAGCTGATTTAATGAAATTGGTAGGGGAAAAAAATAGTTTTTCTTATCAGGATATCCTAAAATTAAAAATTGCTAGCCTATTACATGATATTGGTAAATTAGGTGTTCCTAGAGAAATTTTAGAAAAGCCTGGTAGATTAACAGATGAAGAATTTAATACAATAAAAAGTCATGTATATTTTACAAAACACATATTATCTCAAGTAGAAGGGTTAGAGGAAATTAACCAAATTGCTGGGAATCATCATGAAAAGTTAGATGGCAGCGGTTATGCCGAAGGTTTGACCTCTGAGCAATTAAGTTATTATGATAGAATTTTAGCTTTAGGGGATATTTATCAAGCTTTGACAGAAGAAAGACCTTAT
This sequence is a window from Anaerobranca californiensis DSM 14826. Protein-coding genes within it:
- a CDS encoding Hsp20/alpha crystallin family protein, whose protein sequence is MSKAIVRRKVKVHEDLDFFPTFEPDVDLVESKDYLRLLADMPGFDREDMDVLVGDDTIIIRGERKAEGIYNHGEEFRILERKMGKVYREIPITTRIRTDGIQLYYEDGVLVVHLPKEEVIH
- a CDS encoding acyltransferase gives rise to the protein MSDYLFENRVLSRKERLKKQIRLITNHPVILINLIYSFFIRLIYGLNIFQPFQLVVDWRSRFVRKGGSKVIIKGQFFVGGRYITNLSSSSANVLIYDGGTLIINGRVKIGPGVQIVVARGGKLIMNNGTYITADAKIFCSTTMEIGKNCAISWGTSIIDSDFHQLHYEGRKTEDPQIKIGDNVWIGCNSTILKGVKISSNTVIAAGSVVTKDLPSSVLAGGNPAKVLKENISWR
- a CDS encoding heavy metal translocating P-type ATPase, yielding MEKKIILQIEGMHCAACANKVERTLKKLDGVNQAQVNLSNEKAYITYDERIGVEDIKKQIQKSGYNVVDNTSKVTIDIEGMHCAACSNKVEKSLNKLDGVERANVNLALNQATIIFNEDTVKVGDFLKVIEKLGYKGKIKDDKVKDESDKDEIKLKLAKKRMVLAWAFTLPAAIWMLIVMAIGGHDGHQSLSYNLGMVILAIPVLFWVGAHVFLSAFNSVKHGSANMDVLIAIGTLAAFFTGIMVFFLPVENYAGVASMIMAFHLTGRYIETRAKGRASQAIKKLLELGAKTAILLVDGEEKEVAVEEIQPGDIMVVKPGQKIPTDGIVIWGESSVDESMATGESMPVTKRINDEVIGSTVNFQSVLHVKATKVGKDTFLAQVIKMVEEAQGTKVPIQEFADKVTGYFVPAVLVIAALTFLSWLIFPDFMALAIEKLGPYLPWVNVHLSGPMLALYATVAVLVIACPCALGLATPTALMVGSGLGAEKGILIRRGEAIQLMKEAQVIVFDKTGTITKGKPEVTDIISINIDEQKLLTYALSVEKNSEHPIAKAIVEAAEKRKILPLPVENFTSITGKGVEGYIENMRILAGNRKMMLDNRVEIGDYEEKIVNLEHQGKTVIMVATEGNLLGIIAVADTIKEDSLQGISELKKMGIKTYMITGDNWRTAEAIAKEVGITEVLADVLPEGKVEKIKELQSQGFKVAMVGDGINDAPALTQSDVGIAIGTGTDIAIEAADITIVRGNLTAVVSAVKLSKAIFSKIKQNLFWAFIYNIVAIPLAVLGLLHPVIAEGAMAISSISVVTNANLLRRVKI
- the thiI gene encoding tRNA uracil 4-sulfurtransferase ThiI translates to MYDVILVRYGEISLKGKNRNFFVHTLIQRIKENIAHLAPRKIESRFGRLYVPVVDNDHQQLLEALQNVFGIVSLSPALRVQRDVEKIKGACLKVIERVIDKDTVKTFKVETRRVDKTFPIKSMELDQILGGTILKTYGNFLKVDIHNPEVELGVEVRKEDVFIYCEKIEGFGGLPLGVTGKGLCLLSGGIDSPVAFWLAAKRGIMVEALHFHSYPFTSQRAKQKVEDLCKKLAKYCGKVKLHTVPFTQIQKEIKMKCPDEMMITIMRRFMFRIAERYAQKRKALVLITGENVAQVASQTLESMYVINEVVKIPVIRPLITMDKTEIIEKAKVIDTFETSILPYEDCCTVFVPKNPKTKPTLKQCIKAEENLDIDNLVEEAVENILVEEFTWEG
- a CDS encoding HD-GYP domain-containing protein, which gives rise to MKLNFTQLLSAFSLALDLGESKVLSHAKRTGYIAFRIGEKLGFSDTLDLFHGGLIHDIGVTKTLSEEHFISERIKNHCLFGRELAENLPITKNVKDIVSYHHEHFDGTGPNGLKGMEIPIEAQIVFMADQLDIRINHYQNIYNQKSQLIDFIKENANTLFNGEIVQAFLDLAKRDKFWLDLQYNNFQYVFRNLQQDKYKYLAIEELLDISRLFARIIDSKSKFTYRHSTGLADLMKLVGEKNSFSYQDILKLKIASLLHDIGKLGVPREILEKPGRLTDEEFNTIKSHVYFTKHILSQVEGLEEINQIAGNHHEKLDGSGYAEGLTSEQLSYYDRILALGDIYQALTEERPYRKGDDPEKALTKLKVLVEQGLLCSEGFDSLRRAVI
- a CDS encoding L,D-transpeptidase family protein, which produces MFIVLNRSKLFFYFIIFVSLLAIVFGLVYSLQKKEELHLCTEYARDLKPQNPPMEGDDVEELQIQLKRMGYYHGEIDGIYQGEIVQVVKNIQRELGLTIDGIVNTQFYEAIYLGDTYTETVPKDPPKGELKIVVDLDKRLLTLLNDGKEYATFPITIGKPNSPSPVGDFKIVDKSLMPGNNAFGTRWMRLNTPWGGYGIHGTNNPGAIGHAQSGGCIRLFNKDIEKLYSWVPVGTPVSIYSNRWPPTFRAEYKRGMMGQDVVYVQRALREFGFCHGIGDGRFNEDTENEVKEFQKYLGLPATGIVDENILYLLRLR
- a CDS encoding cysteine desulfurase family protein, translated to MKKEIYVDNSATTFMDEEILNIYFDTIKKYYGNPSSLHQLGVESERVLKEGRKIIGQTLGVSEREIYFTSGGTESNNLAIHGTVTAHGKRGKKIITSCIEHPSVLEVFKNYQHQGYNVVYLDVDQFGFINLEQLEKEVDDDTILVSIMLVNNELGTLQDIVNIGKVIKEKNPRCIFHVDAVQGYGKVELNVVKANINLLSISSHKFHGPKGVGALYIKEKTNLAPIFQGGGQQGGIRSGTENVPGYYAMAKAAEKMFKNPDVNITMRNLTNMIKEEIIKNVKDVMILTPKISAPHIMTLAFKGIKGEVLLHSLESKGIFLSTGSACSSKGKGISHVIKAINLPREYQEGVIRISLSRFNNEEEIKYLIHSIITSVEELRLFI
- the tnpA gene encoding IS200/IS605 family transposase, giving the protein MQGKYTHKEGIVYLNQYHIVFCPKYRRKVLVGDIEKDLRQIFYEIAQEKDVEIKGLEIMPDIFLKKQYKNI
- a CDS encoding ABC transporter substrate-binding protein, with translation MNKKWIIIGISILLVIILTGSGYFYYEINRLDKRNYNSKVEINPQKNYTIEIWDLKKPHMYVSEEQQIETWKKIVAEFQGQYPNIHLDIRLLDYDEYIHLIEKGIKTKNMADIVIDWLGTPFIDVEMQIPVNRYVDLQQSFLPGTIEYVTYNQKHLAYPLIAIPNMLIGNLNLLEEFEDIIEIATLGWSLEEFVDFIKRVDKSGKQGVNVFDHRGNFTTNLLVQGNVNSITSKNKLNWYGHTLITWFNEIDGLKKEELIVYNKSWLADFWKGKVAILAGAPPWVVTETFKRNEALDQNKIKGAGSTQRIQPIFLPYPYIVDHSKYYGMKQVSAVPFSQRTYKGEDHSKGVIEALKTIGRIYSLELATVHGFIPADNTLTKRWSELNGLDPYCNKVIQLSAENGKPVKSRNYKDLKVELEALEKVQKILDEYWMGKITLQKFLQEIEK
- a CDS encoding GerMN domain-containing protein, encoding MLKLRKIYFPLSIVIISTFLLIWFVYNGSNDKIQHNSLVKIEPTPFSETITVNLYFPNKDNTKMIAEIRGIPLTNKLETSIIKELMAGPKSKGLIPTIPKEAQLISFEVVEGIAFINFSKEFQTKHPGGSAGELATLASIVYTLTELENIDKVQILVEGRRLETLAGHIYIMEPLTIKDVKY